The proteins below are encoded in one region of Desulfovibrio sp. JC022:
- a CDS encoding cytochrome ubiquinol oxidase subunit I, with product MEYPIWHLTTFGGGFWIAFIATIHVFVAQFAVGGGLFLVVTEKLAYKTGSNELLDYVKKHSKFFLLLTMVFGGGTGVALWFTMALLSPQGTLVLVREFLFAWATEWVWFVGEIIALLIYYYYWEKMNRRDHLIIGWFYFLFAFLSLFTINGVISFMLTPGIWPETRDFWDAIFNPTFWPALFFRTALCGMLAGLFGFVTAARIKDQSLRCMLVRFCGTWTLTGLVLTIFSGYWYLANIPAEQAMLVVHKSHRVAFFMQVFKYTAPVILFGGLFMAICAPRKVSFSSAMIMLVVALLFYGSFEFMREAGRKPYVVWGEVYSTNITVEQAKKLKGKSILQNAKWVPQDLREINGENRLRAGEWLYQMQCAPCHAVNGPMNDIVPRTSKYTVAGLDAFISGMGKVSKYMPEFLGIAEERKVLAEYIHSVGPGYNPALPEPEEAELTPAPFEADQEYVLMAWPLEGLRLIIDKERTMSITDKGSIVRAQLILRGDSPEIITDDVKIVCIPQGMDQSFELSVEDGYFQSAPIDILPYAKDAYQPLPPVEVQALDAEGNVLASTTIVLPVSTRPGCNNCHGGGWDISEQGGFSAQTAADIAGVHDRENKTNFKQRLKDSEIIDCMGCHDGEMQLNLSTALHGFHAVYLAGRENDACMMCHPQESLRGVHVDAGMECVNCHGSMENHSLALLKGEEQKPAAKQLMKLIVPVDYDLDEINARQPWQQQPDCLTCHVEFADPDSDSAFNEWTEDKEGLFRNRKDEMDAVMCAACHNAAHAVFPAADERDNLRPLQYMGEAQPIGAAGTCTVCHEDEMSDPAHHPGMGLEE from the coding sequence ATGGAATATCCCATTTGGCATCTGACGACTTTCGGTGGCGGTTTCTGGATTGCTTTCATTGCGACCATACACGTTTTTGTGGCCCAGTTTGCCGTTGGCGGCGGGCTGTTTCTGGTGGTGACCGAGAAACTGGCTTACAAGACCGGTTCCAATGAGCTGCTTGATTATGTAAAAAAACATTCCAAATTTTTTCTGCTGCTGACCATGGTTTTCGGCGGCGGGACCGGGGTGGCCCTCTGGTTTACCATGGCTTTGCTCAGTCCGCAGGGGACCCTTGTGCTGGTCCGCGAATTTTTGTTCGCATGGGCTACAGAATGGGTTTGGTTCGTTGGCGAGATCATTGCCCTGCTTATCTACTATTACTATTGGGAGAAGATGAACCGCCGCGACCACCTGATCATCGGCTGGTTTTATTTTCTTTTCGCTTTTCTATCCCTGTTCACCATCAACGGGGTGATCTCTTTCATGCTCACCCCCGGAATCTGGCCTGAAACTCGTGATTTCTGGGATGCCATTTTCAATCCCACTTTCTGGCCTGCGCTGTTTTTCCGTACCGCTCTTTGCGGCATGCTGGCCGGGCTGTTCGGCTTTGTTACTGCGGCGCGGATCAAGGATCAGAGTCTGCGCTGTATGCTGGTCCGCTTCTGCGGAACATGGACCCTGACCGGGCTGGTTCTGACCATTTTCTCCGGGTATTGGTATCTCGCTAATATACCTGCGGAGCAGGCCATGCTGGTGGTCCATAAGTCGCACCGGGTGGCTTTCTTCATGCAAGTTTTTAAATACACCGCCCCGGTGATTCTCTTTGGCGGATTGTTTATGGCTATTTGCGCCCCGCGCAAGGTCAGTTTCAGTTCGGCTATGATTATGCTGGTTGTGGCCCTGCTTTTCTACGGATCGTTTGAATTCATGCGTGAGGCAGGCCGCAAACCTTACGTGGTCTGGGGCGAGGTTTATTCCACCAATATTACCGTGGAGCAGGCAAAAAAATTGAAAGGAAAATCCATCCTGCAAAACGCAAAATGGGTTCCGCAGGATCTGCGTGAGATCAACGGTGAGAATCGACTCAGAGCCGGGGAATGGCTCTACCAGATGCAGTGTGCTCCCTGCCACGCCGTTAACGGTCCCATGAATGACATTGTGCCCCGTACCTCAAAATATACTGTTGCCGGATTGGATGCCTTCATCTCCGGCATGGGCAAAGTTAGTAAGTATATGCCGGAATTTTTGGGCATAGCTGAAGAGCGTAAGGTTCTTGCTGAATATATACATTCCGTGGGGCCGGGCTATAATCCCGCCTTGCCGGAACCCGAAGAAGCAGAGCTGACCCCCGCGCCTTTTGAGGCTGATCAGGAATATGTGCTTATGGCTTGGCCGTTGGAAGGGCTGCGCTTAATTATTGATAAAGAGCGGACCATGTCCATTACGGACAAGGGCAGCATTGTCCGTGCGCAGCTCATCCTGCGCGGTGATTCTCCGGAAATTATCACTGACGATGTAAAGATTGTCTGCATTCCGCAGGGGATGGATCAGAGCTTTGAATTGAGCGTGGAAGACGGTTATTTCCAGTCTGCGCCTATTGATATTCTGCCTTACGCCAAGGACGCCTACCAGCCCCTGCCTCCGGTGGAAGTGCAGGCTCTTGATGCTGAAGGCAATGTTCTTGCCTCCACGACCATTGTGCTTCCTGTTTCCACCCGTCCGGGTTGCAATAACTGCCACGGTGGCGGCTGGGATATATCGGAGCAGGGCGGATTTTCAGCTCAGACCGCAGCGGATATAGCAGGTGTGCATGATCGGGAGAACAAGACAAACTTCAAACAACGGCTCAAGGATAGCGAGATCATAGATTGCATGGGCTGTCATGATGGCGAGATGCAACTCAACCTGTCCACGGCCCTGCACGGTTTCCATGCGGTTTATCTAGCTGGCAGGGAAAACGATGCCTGCATGATGTGCCATCCGCAGGAAAGTCTGCGCGGGGTGCATGTTGATGCCGGAATGGAGTGCGTGAATTGTCACGGTAGCATGGAGAACCATTCCCTTGCCTTGCTTAAAGGCGAGGAGCAGAAGCCTGCGGCTAAGCAGCTTATGAAGTTGATTGTCCCGGTTGATTACGATCTGGATGAAATCAACGCACGTCAGCCGTGGCAGCAGCAGCCCGATTGTCTGACCTGCCATGTTGAGTTTGCTGATCCTGATTCCGATTCAGCCTTCAATGAATGGACCGAAGATAAGGAAGGTTTGTTCCGTAATCGCAAGGACGAGATGGATGCGGTTATGTGCGCGGCCTGCCACAATGCGGCTCATGCCGTCTTCCCGGCAGCTGATGAGCGCGACAATCTGCGCCCGCTGCAATACATGGGAGAAGCACAGCCCATAGGGGCGGCCGGGACCTGCACGGTCTGCCATGAAGATGAAATGAGCGACCCGGCTCACCATCCCGGCATGGGGTTGGAAGAGTAG
- a CDS encoding DEAD/DEAH box helicase encodes MEKFRNLGLSDATIEALEKKGFTAPTPIQEKTIPMLLSGEKDIVGQAQTGTGKTAAFGLPIIENIREGAGHVQAIILTPTRELALQVADEIMSFRGKRKIFVATVYGGQPMLPQLKALKRGADIVVGTPGRVLDHIRRKTLNLSQINNFVLDEADEMCNMGFLEEVSEIMENAGEDRRTLLFSATMPPEVMRIAKKFMGDYDVIAVKREKDEAQLTELLFHEVNERDRFEALCRVVDAQNEFYGLVFCRTRADADRVAGALGERGYPAEPIHGDLSQARREDILMRFRKRRCKILVATDVAARGIDVPDLSHVVNFALPQDPQSFVHRVGRTGRAGKKGVAVTLISPREFGKLRYITKVTKLRVDKKPLPTIDQVIDVKKSRMGAELSEIVDAGKHLSYLDLAHELLEGVDPVEAVAALLKHSQGGVLDKRSYRKIEECGGPNSNGPRGRVRFTAGVGRSHGMTPRKLVDMICRRARINPVRIQHVKIQGRQSTFTVPAGDSDNVMRAVNRASQNERPLLRKG; translated from the coding sequence ATGGAAAAATTTAGAAATTTAGGCCTTTCCGACGCCACTATCGAAGCCCTTGAAAAGAAAGGTTTTACCGCTCCCACTCCCATTCAGGAAAAGACCATCCCCATGCTCCTTTCCGGCGAGAAAGACATTGTGGGTCAGGCCCAGACCGGAACAGGTAAGACTGCTGCTTTCGGCCTGCCTATCATTGAAAATATCCGCGAAGGTGCCGGACACGTTCAGGCTATTATCCTGACCCCGACCCGCGAGCTTGCACTTCAGGTTGCGGACGAAATCATGTCTTTCCGTGGCAAGCGCAAAATTTTCGTTGCCACAGTCTACGGCGGACAGCCCATGCTTCCGCAGCTCAAAGCACTCAAACGCGGCGCGGACATCGTTGTCGGTACCCCCGGTCGTGTACTGGATCACATCCGCCGCAAGACCCTCAACCTTTCCCAGATCAACAACTTCGTACTCGATGAAGCTGACGAAATGTGCAACATGGGCTTCCTCGAAGAAGTTTCCGAGATCATGGAAAATGCCGGCGAAGACCGCCGCACCCTGCTCTTCTCCGCTACCATGCCTCCTGAAGTCATGCGTATCGCCAAGAAATTCATGGGTGATTACGATGTCATCGCAGTTAAACGCGAAAAAGACGAAGCACAGCTCACCGAACTCCTTTTTCACGAAGTTAATGAGCGTGACCGCTTTGAAGCTCTCTGCCGCGTTGTTGATGCACAGAACGAATTTTACGGACTGGTTTTCTGCCGCACCCGCGCAGATGCCGACCGTGTAGCTGGTGCCCTTGGCGAACGCGGTTACCCTGCCGAACCTATCCATGGTGATCTTTCACAGGCCCGCCGCGAAGATATTCTCATGCGTTTCCGTAAACGCCGCTGTAAAATCCTCGTGGCTACTGATGTTGCTGCCCGTGGTATCGACGTGCCGGACCTCTCCCACGTTGTGAACTTCGCCCTTCCGCAGGACCCGCAGAGCTTTGTTCACCGTGTAGGCCGTACCGGTCGTGCTGGTAAAAAAGGCGTGGCAGTAACCCTGATTTCACCCCGCGAATTCGGCAAGCTGCGTTACATCACCAAAGTAACCAAGCTCCGCGTAGACAAAAAGCCCCTGCCGACTATCGATCAGGTTATTGATGTCAAGAAATCCCGCATGGGCGCTGAACTGAGCGAAATCGTTGATGCAGGAAAACATCTTTCCTACCTCGACCTTGCTCACGAACTTCTCGAAGGCGTTGACCCTGTTGAAGCCGTTGCCGCACTGCTCAAGCATTCTCAGGGTGGCGTTCTCGACAAACGCAGCTACCGTAAAATTGAAGAATGCGGCGGTCCCAACTCAAACGGACCCCGTGGTCGCGTACGCTTCACCGCAGGTGTAGGCCGCTCCCACGGCATGACCCCGCGCAAACTGGTAGACATGATCTGCCGCCGCGCACGCATCAATCCCGTACGCATCCAGCACGTGAAGATTCAGGGCCGTCAGTCCACCTTCACCGTGCCCGCAGGCGACTCCGATAACGTAATGCGCGCCGTAAACAGGGCTTCCCAGAACGAAAGACCTTTGCTCAGAAAAGGTTAA
- a CDS encoding alpha/beta hydrolase, translated as MTDLSNIYFITNRVLSGSDENKKFKKSNLCSPDLSFCKTGPDRSIELLKSGAMFKELKDEHGYDEFLIYIHGFNNQPWEDIFPNTARMQKQLNEAGCSKVKVLPLVWPCDNDFGVLKDYWDDQESAEFSGKFFARAIGKLMEWQMVNREDPCRKRIHIMAHSMGGRVMLKSLPFFAKNIARADVPFLFTNTFLMASDIPNECLGKGEEGHYICSASRNIVCYYANDDIAMPASKAANVKNLVFSRRMGHTGPEEWDEVLKKKVIAANCDSFNNKLDLKGHTYFMDSDEMQSPAFQHMISLIKNPGSFKANQQLIL; from the coding sequence ATGACTGATTTAAGCAACATTTATTTCATTACCAACAGGGTATTAAGCGGATCAGATGAAAACAAAAAATTTAAAAAGAGTAACCTCTGCTCCCCGGACCTGTCCTTCTGCAAGACCGGTCCAGACCGCAGCATTGAGTTGCTCAAGAGCGGAGCCATGTTCAAAGAACTTAAAGACGAGCATGGTTACGATGAATTCCTCATCTACATTCACGGCTTCAACAACCAGCCATGGGAGGATATTTTTCCAAACACAGCCCGCATGCAGAAACAACTCAATGAAGCGGGATGCAGCAAAGTAAAAGTGCTGCCTCTGGTCTGGCCCTGCGATAATGATTTCGGAGTATTAAAAGATTACTGGGATGATCAGGAGTCCGCGGAATTCAGCGGAAAATTCTTTGCCCGTGCCATAGGCAAACTCATGGAATGGCAGATGGTTAACCGGGAAGATCCGTGCCGCAAACGAATACACATAATGGCCCACTCCATGGGCGGACGTGTTATGCTGAAATCACTTCCCTTTTTTGCGAAAAACATAGCAAGGGCCGATGTGCCTTTCCTGTTCACCAACACCTTCCTCATGGCCTCCGACATCCCCAATGAATGCCTCGGCAAGGGCGAAGAAGGCCACTACATTTGCAGCGCGTCCCGAAACATCGTTTGCTATTACGCCAACGACGATATTGCCATGCCCGCCAGCAAAGCTGCCAACGTAAAAAATTTGGTATTCAGCAGGCGCATGGGCCACACCGGACCGGAAGAATGGGATGAAGTATTGAAGAAAAAGGTAATCGCCGCCAATTGCGACAGCTTCAACAACAAGCTGGACCTCAAAGGACACACCTACTTCATGGACAGTGACGAAATGCAGAGTCCTGCTTTTCAGCACATGATATCGCTGATCAAGAATCCCGGATCATTTAAGGCTAATCAGCAATTGATTTTGTAG
- a CDS encoding ribonucleoside-diphosphate reductase, which yields MTEQSVITRESAKMALEEHTRFQETVSSKKYQIRDRKGRLQEHSFTDVKNRLCREFLKHSRFENQENEQVCEMLQSGRFIPAGSILSGLGNEHAKCSLSNCYLAKIESDSLEGIFEAQKKLARTYSYRGGSGIDITILRPSGDPVNNAAVTSSGAVSFMPLFSELTNTIGQNGRRGALMISLDIRHPETRRFIWCKSKPEEIFGVDSLTGKIQDVFGANISLKVTDDFMRAVEEDKDWTFIFPDRFKISGKICDESTLQLLPEVYKALDPQVGDRLEAEIIYKVIGTDPKKQLVKVQPDLPVNDENTRLADETLTFSLSRKRNETSDIFDPVKSVYNELWDGDYSRWQELKLPLKEYDTVKARDLLEEVSESAWKSGDPGILYQDTTQRNTPGTYIDPLRLKPMSTNPCGEQALGYWSNCLLGAMVLYRYVVNPYTKEARFDTDLFHDDLTRTMSFMDTMSDLNQNKHPLQKHRDADKYGKRIGIEFTGLGDMLAMLGMRYGSDESIDFIKEIMRDKAITEISVSADIAERFGEVEALKDKEARSRFLECPYISNLDLPKKLRKKILKTGLRHTAFNTVGPSGSISIMSDNCTSGIEPAFLFSYARETRLEAGKVFEFIHMPPLKWMLETNQEHLFGKYTAQQLKEKLNYVQADELDYMDRIRMQSAIQQYTDSSISSTINLSEETPKETIFEIYLESWKQGLKGVTVFRNGCKKGVLSKKEETKEADPTMLGQNPTLIERELGDIERAERHRVMWKGSKMYIIVSLDDSGNPIEIFVKLPKEAGMTGDGFYNEQVFQEKYSLWETITRLTSMLLRVGMPIDRILTQLDRSSYNIIDAAAIISRILRQYISLDMDDQTIVSKGLGDRCPECSQKAYVPEGGCKICKACGYTTCG from the coding sequence ATGACCGAACAATCTGTAATCACCCGCGAATCAGCGAAAATGGCTCTTGAAGAACACACCCGTTTTCAGGAAACCGTCAGTTCCAAGAAATACCAGATACGCGACCGCAAAGGACGTCTTCAGGAACACTCATTTACTGACGTTAAAAACAGACTCTGCCGTGAATTTTTAAAACATTCCCGTTTCGAAAATCAGGAAAATGAACAGGTTTGCGAAATGCTCCAATCCGGGCGTTTCATTCCTGCCGGTTCCATACTTTCCGGCCTTGGCAATGAACATGCGAAATGTTCGCTGAGCAACTGCTATCTGGCCAAGATTGAATCTGATTCCCTTGAAGGAATTTTCGAAGCCCAGAAAAAACTGGCCCGCACATATTCCTATAGAGGCGGCAGCGGCATCGACATCACCATCCTGCGCCCTTCCGGTGATCCGGTAAACAACGCTGCGGTGACTTCTTCCGGGGCTGTAAGTTTCATGCCCCTTTTCAGTGAGCTGACCAATACCATCGGGCAGAACGGCAGACGCGGCGCGCTGATGATCTCTCTGGACATCCGCCACCCGGAAACCCGCCGTTTCATCTGGTGCAAGAGCAAGCCTGAAGAAATTTTCGGAGTTGATTCCCTGACAGGTAAAATTCAGGACGTTTTCGGTGCCAACATCAGCCTTAAAGTTACCGATGACTTCATGCGGGCTGTTGAAGAAGATAAGGACTGGACTTTTATTTTCCCCGACAGATTTAAAATCAGCGGTAAGATTTGCGATGAATCCACCCTGCAACTGCTGCCGGAAGTATACAAGGCCCTTGATCCGCAGGTCGGGGACCGTCTTGAGGCTGAAATTATCTACAAAGTCATCGGCACAGACCCCAAAAAGCAGCTGGTCAAAGTACAACCGGATCTTCCGGTCAACGATGAGAACACTCGCCTTGCCGACGAAACCCTGACCTTTTCCCTTTCCAGAAAACGCAACGAAACATCGGACATATTCGATCCGGTAAAATCCGTTTACAACGAACTCTGGGACGGTGATTACAGCCGCTGGCAGGAACTGAAACTTCCGCTTAAAGAATACGACACCGTCAAAGCTCGCGACCTGCTTGAAGAAGTCAGTGAATCCGCATGGAAATCCGGTGATCCGGGAATCCTTTATCAGGACACCACCCAGCGCAACACCCCCGGCACATACATAGATCCCCTGCGTCTCAAGCCCATGTCCACCAATCCCTGCGGCGAGCAGGCACTCGGCTACTGGAGCAACTGTTTGCTCGGAGCCATGGTTTTGTACCGGTACGTGGTTAACCCGTACACCAAGGAAGCACGTTTCGACACCGATCTTTTCCATGACGACCTGACCCGGACAATGTCTTTCATGGACACCATGTCTGATCTCAACCAGAACAAGCACCCGCTTCAGAAGCACCGCGATGCTGATAAATACGGTAAACGCATCGGCATAGAATTCACAGGACTGGGCGATATGCTCGCCATGCTGGGCATGCGTTACGGAAGCGACGAATCCATTGATTTCATCAAAGAAATCATGCGCGACAAAGCCATCACTGAGATATCTGTCAGTGCGGATATTGCCGAGCGATTCGGTGAAGTTGAAGCCTTGAAAGATAAGGAAGCGCGCAGCCGCTTTCTGGAATGCCCATACATCAGCAACCTTGATCTGCCCAAGAAGCTGCGCAAGAAAATACTCAAAACCGGCCTGCGCCACACAGCCTTTAACACTGTCGGCCCTTCCGGTTCCATTTCCATCATGTCCGACAACTGCACTTCAGGAATCGAACCGGCATTCCTGTTCAGCTACGCCCGTGAAACAAGACTTGAAGCCGGAAAGGTTTTTGAGTTTATTCACATGCCCCCGCTGAAATGGATGCTTGAAACCAATCAGGAACACCTGTTCGGAAAATACACCGCCCAGCAGCTCAAAGAAAAACTGAATTACGTGCAGGCCGATGAACTGGACTACATGGACCGCATCCGCATGCAGTCCGCAATCCAGCAGTACACCGACAGTTCCATTTCTTCGACCATCAACCTCTCCGAGGAGACCCCCAAGGAAACCATCTTCGAGATCTACCTTGAATCTTGGAAACAGGGACTCAAGGGAGTAACGGTCTTCCGCAACGGTTGCAAAAAAGGTGTATTGAGTAAAAAAGAAGAAACCAAAGAAGCCGATCCGACCATGCTGGGCCAGAATCCAACCCTGATCGAAAGGGAACTCGGCGACATAGAAAGGGCCGAACGGCACCGGGTTATGTGGAAAGGTTCCAAGATGTACATCATCGTATCTCTGGATGATTCCGGCAACCCCATTGAAATATTCGTCAAACTTCCCAAGGAAGCCGGGATGACCGGAGACGGGTTCTACAATGAACAGGTTTTTCAGGAAAAATACTCTCTCTGGGAAACCATCACCCGCTTAACCAGCATGCTGCTGCGCGTGGGAATGCCCATTGACCGCATCCTCACCCAGCTGGACCGCTCCAGCTACAACATCATTGACGCGGCTGCGATCATCTCGCGCATCCTGCGCCAATACATCTCCCTGGATATGGATGATCAGACCATCGTCTCCAAAGGGCTTGGAGACCGCTGTCCCGAATGCAGCCAAAAAGCATACGTCCCCGAAGGCGGTTGCAAAATTTGCAAGGCTTGCGGGTATACTACCTGCGGGTAA
- a CDS encoding citrate synthase, whose protein sequence is MSDKDIAILKYDGKEYELPVIHGTEGETGVDITKLRAQSGLITYDPGYGNTGSCTSNITFVDGEKGILRYRGYPIEDLAKHGKFIETAWLLIFGELPLKEDLTRFSALLTAEELIHEDLRHHFEGFPAHRNQPMAILSAVINALGSHNPDLYDINDKSEFFLAVGKIISKVRTIAAFSYRKSIGRPFVYPDPELSYCHNFLHMMFSIPYKQYDPPIEAVKALSLIFQLHADHEQNCSTSTVRMVGSTQANIFASVSSGICALWGRLHGGANAAVIDMLETIQNGDYTIDEYIEKVKKKECRLMGFGHRIYKSFDPRAKILKKATHDLLQHGFSDELLDIAMKLEERALSDEYFTERKLYPNVDFYSGIILRALGIPVTMFPVMFAIGRMPGWIAHWYEDYTNPAARINRPRQIYTGETPRNYVPIDFRK, encoded by the coding sequence ATGAGTGATAAAGACATCGCGATCTTGAAGTATGACGGCAAAGAATACGAACTGCCTGTAATCCATGGAACAGAAGGCGAAACAGGCGTAGACATCACTAAACTCCGAGCGCAGAGCGGCCTCATCACCTACGATCCCGGCTACGGCAATACCGGCTCCTGCACCAGCAACATCACCTTTGTGGATGGCGAAAAAGGAATCCTGCGCTATCGCGGTTATCCCATTGAAGATCTTGCCAAACACGGTAAGTTTATTGAAACAGCATGGCTGCTCATCTTCGGTGAACTGCCCCTTAAGGAAGACCTGACCCGCTTCTCCGCCCTGCTCACCGCCGAGGAACTTATTCACGAGGACCTGCGTCACCACTTCGAAGGTTTCCCTGCCCACCGCAACCAGCCGATGGCAATCCTTTCCGCGGTAATCAACGCGCTGGGAAGCCATAACCCGGACCTTTACGACATCAACGACAAGTCCGAATTTTTCCTTGCTGTGGGCAAAATCATCTCCAAAGTGCGCACCATTGCGGCATTTTCCTACCGCAAATCCATAGGGCGTCCCTTTGTATACCCGGACCCGGAGCTGAGCTACTGCCACAACTTCCTGCATATGATGTTCTCAATCCCCTACAAACAGTATGATCCGCCCATTGAAGCTGTAAAAGCACTCTCGCTCATCTTCCAGCTCCACGCGGACCACGAGCAGAACTGCTCCACCTCCACTGTAAGGATGGTCGGCTCCACTCAGGCGAACATTTTCGCCTCCGTGTCATCCGGCATCTGCGCTCTCTGGGGCCGGTTGCATGGCGGAGCTAATGCCGCAGTCATCGACATGCTCGAAACCATCCAGAACGGCGACTATACCATCGATGAGTACATTGAGAAGGTCAAAAAGAAAGAGTGCCGACTCATGGGCTTCGGGCACCGCATTTACAAAAGCTTTGACCCGCGCGCAAAAATTCTCAAAAAAGCCACCCACGACCTCTTGCAGCACGGCTTCAGTGATGAACTGCTGGATATCGCCATGAAGCTGGAAGAACGCGCTCTTTCCGATGAATACTTTACCGAGCGAAAACTCTACCCCAACGTGGACTTCTATTCCGGCATCATTCTGCGCGCACTGGGAATCCCGGTAACCATGTTCCCGGTAATGTTCGCCATCGGGCGCATGCCCGGTTGGATTGCCCACTGGTACGAAGATTACACCAACCCGGCAGCAAGAATTAATCGCCCGCGCCAGATTTACACTGGCGAAACTCCCAGAAATTACGTACCTATAGATTTCAGGAAGTAA
- a CDS encoding sigma-54-dependent Fis family transcriptional regulator: MTEQDINLYLREVIDTMNDGLIIVRPNGTIMMVNDALLRMTGFSKDDLLNKPCSVLGCDACRIVREQADGHWCGLFEKKKESRKNCHIISKSGNYLHVLKNASLLKDEEGNILGAVETVTDISELDRKELKIRELSRKLQHEENGFCGFVGNSPAMQKVYTLLRKAARSDAPVIIYGESGTGKELAAQAIHKMSLRNDKPFVQLNCAALNESLLESELFGHIKGAFTGAYRHRQGRFEEAAGGSIFLDEIGDVPLPIQVKLLRVLETRSFERVGENINLSMDARLITATNQDLRQLVQDKQFREDFFFRINVIPVHLPPLRERKEDLPLLVDHFIHLNDHIHEGEGPAPETMRKMMSYEWPGNVRELKSALEYAAVVKDNGPIMPEHLPPQIMESGNITPCPEPILPTIEPDEKQALINALKQAGGNKSKAAKVLGVSRGTIHNRMRKYSVQYRLDE, from the coding sequence ATGACCGAACAGGACATTAATCTTTATCTGCGGGAAGTAATCGATACGATGAATGACGGACTGATCATCGTCCGCCCAAACGGAACAATTATGATGGTCAATGATGCTCTGCTTCGCATGACCGGATTTTCCAAAGATGATTTGCTCAACAAGCCATGCTCTGTACTGGGCTGCGATGCATGTCGCATTGTACGAGAACAGGCCGACGGACATTGGTGCGGATTGTTTGAAAAGAAAAAAGAAAGCCGCAAGAACTGTCACATCATCAGTAAAAGCGGAAATTACCTGCATGTGCTGAAAAACGCTTCCCTGCTAAAGGACGAAGAAGGCAACATCCTTGGCGCAGTAGAGACTGTCACTGATATCAGTGAGTTGGACCGCAAGGAACTCAAGATCCGCGAACTTTCCCGGAAGCTGCAACATGAAGAAAACGGATTTTGTGGATTTGTGGGTAATTCCCCGGCCATGCAGAAGGTCTATACCCTGCTGCGCAAAGCCGCCCGCTCAGATGCACCGGTCATCATTTACGGAGAATCCGGAACGGGTAAAGAACTGGCTGCACAGGCCATTCATAAAATGAGTCTGCGCAATGATAAGCCGTTTGTGCAGCTCAATTGCGCCGCGCTCAATGAATCCCTGCTGGAAAGTGAACTTTTCGGGCACATAAAGGGGGCCTTCACAGGGGCCTACCGCCATCGACAGGGCCGCTTCGAAGAAGCTGCGGGCGGTTCCATTTTTCTTGATGAAATCGGCGATGTGCCGTTGCCCATTCAGGTTAAACTTCTGCGGGTACTGGAAACCCGTTCCTTTGAACGGGTGGGTGAGAATATCAACCTGTCCATGGATGCAAGACTGATTACCGCCACCAATCAGGACCTGCGCCAACTGGTGCAAGACAAACAATTTCGCGAAGATTTCTTCTTCCGCATCAATGTAATTCCGGTTCACCTGCCGCCTTTGCGAGAACGCAAGGAAGATCTGCCTCTACTTGTTGATCACTTTATCCACCTGAACGATCATATCCATGAAGGAGAAGGCCCGGCCCCGGAAACCATGCGTAAAATGATGAGCTATGAATGGCCCGGAAACGTGCGGGAGCTAAAAAGCGCACTGGAATACGCCGCAGTGGTTAAAGACAACGGCCCGATCATGCCCGAACACCTGCCACCTCAGATAATGGAATCCGGCAATATAACTCCCTGCCCGGAGCCAATACTTCCTACTATAGAGCCGGATGAAAAACAGGCTCTCATTAATGCTCTCAAACAGGCCGGAGGCAATAAAAGTAAAGCGGCAAAAGTCCTCGGGGTCAGCCGGGGAACCATTCATAACCGCATGCGCAAATATTCGGTTCAGTATCGGTTGGATGAGTAA